The proteins below are encoded in one region of Drosophila santomea strain STO CAGO 1482 chromosome 2R, Prin_Dsan_1.1, whole genome shotgun sequence:
- the LOC120446539 gene encoding CCAAT/enhancer-binding protein, translating into MLNMESPQMYADAVQTLAQLDLKKEPPLQQATIGQITLTAMSTAQQQQQQQQQQQQQQQQQQQQQQQQQQQQQQQQQQPQQQQTTDANNNTSQDAALLVKQHAMHQMQQVAALGSNNNLLQKQMLQQYTTQTDLDELTTQEITLDLQHLIDDQFRDTETLGIFSDMVTSPGGLSATLPPSGMVSAAAKVLQQQTLRNQHGYGGRGGGGGAGGALAYMPQPVHATYNNSSDENSSVGSDSSTIKEEPIDPEYRRHLQEAASQQAAFMGNGGGLYNGYGSGANGLSGGGNPLNGGNTTPSSNGSNGSTGSSNGSQFTNLTTANVLAHHNLPHLAAAAGAHNLLKQHSKLHAQQQHQQHQQQQQHRKHSNKHVDKGTDEYRRRRERNNIAVRKSREKAKVRSREVEERVKSLLKEKDALIRQLGEMTNELQLHKQIYMQLMNHANPEVSRVCRSFLNTNEHSL; encoded by the coding sequence ATGCTGAACATGGAGTCGCCGCAGATGTACGCCGATGCCGTTCAGACATTGGCCCAGCTGGACCTCAAGAAGGAGCCTCCGCTGCAGCAGGCCACCATTGGCCAGATCACCCTGACGGCCATGTCCacggcgcagcagcagcagcagcaacaacagcagcaacaacagcagcagcaacaacagcagcagcaacagcagcaacagcagcagcagcaacagcagcaacagcagcaaccacagcagcagcagactACGGATGCGAACAACAACACATCGCAGGACGCGGCACTGCTGGTCAAGCAGCACGCCATGCACCAGATGCAACAGGTCGCCGCCCtgggcagcaacaacaacctgCTGCAGAAGCAGATGCTGCAGCAGTACACCACCCAGACGGACCTGGACGAGCTGACCACCCAGGAGATCACGCTCGATCTGCAGCACCTGATAGACGACCAGTTCAGGGACACGGAAACGCTGGGCATCTTCAGCGACATGGTGACCAGTCCGGGCGGCCTCTCCGCCACCCTGCCGCCCAGCGGCATGGTCTCCGCGGCGGCGAAGGTCCTGCAACAGCAGACGCTGCGCAACCAGCACGGCTACGGGGGTAggggcggcggcggtggggCAGGAGGCGCGCTGGCCTACATGCCGCAGCCCGTGCACGCCACGTACAACAATTCCAGCGACGAGAACAGCTCCGTGGGCTCCGACTCCAGCACGATCAAGGAGGAGCCCATCGATCCCGAGTACCGGCGCCACCTGCAGGAGGCGGCCAGCCAGCAGGCAGCGTTCATGGGCAACGGCGGCGGCCTCTACAACGGCTACGGATCGGGAGCGAACGGGCTGTCCGGAGGCGGCAACCCACTCAATGGGGGCAACACGACGCCCAGCAGCAATGGGAGCAACGGCAGCAcgggcagcagcaacggcagccaGTTCACCAACCTGACCACGGCCAACGTCCTGGCGCACCACAACCTGCCCCACCTGGCGGCCGCCGCAGGAGCACACAACCTGCTGAAGCAGCACAGCAAGCTGCacgcgcagcagcagcaccagcagcaccagcagcagcagcagcaccgcaAGCACAGCAACAAGCACGTGGACAAGGGCACGGACGAGTACCGCCGGCGGCGGGAGCGCAACAACATTGCGGTGCGCAAGAGCCGGGAGAAGGCCAAGGTGCGCTCCCGCGAGGTGGAGGAGCGGGTGAAGAGCCTGCTGAAGGAGAAGGACGCGCTCATCCGGCAGCTGGGCGAGATGACCAACGAGCTGCAGCTGCACAAGCAGATCTACATGCAGCTGATGAACCACGCCAATCCCGAAGTCAGTCGCGTCTGCCGCAGCTTCCTCAACACCAACGAGCACTCGCTGTAG